A stretch of Babesia bigemina genome assembly Bbig001, chromosome : III DNA encodes these proteins:
- a CDS encoding ORIGIN RECOGNITION COMPLEX SUBUNIT 2, putative gives MDNSDLESQLFSAVAANAAKTDESSGNHNKLDEKVIDLLGKGDVVGFSKIVSCIPETKVKLPPHLLYDMLIWKSWLINGQHLCFYGAGSKRQLIKVFVEFALRDGTCLTVDAYRVKGSTGEDFWQLLKRELLSKKTTMTVPECKRVFKRVLTHDVFEQAVLKRIATVRKPFYIIVYNLDNLATIGASKLIRTLIRLSNVRVVGTMDNLRSSMVVSSFDQILNKYKLIRLNTGMDYRSELAALWDRSPPRIIARDETQKSATEMQAIIGALSVNHRQLFSLIAQMQLDGLKSRTRFDGVEKYGLLREPRAITICNSESKLDALLTEFITHNLIEQSRGRGGRLYLTIPFSMWVVLPFSS, from the exons ATGGATAATTCCGATTTGGAATCGCAACTGTTTAGCGCTGTGGCTGCCAACGCCGCCAAAACCGATGAGAGCTCGGGAAACCACAACAAACTAGACGAAAAGGTGATTGACCTACTCGgcaagggcgatgtagtcgGTTTTTCGAAGATCGTTTCGTGCATACCGGAGACTAAGGTCAAG CTACCACCTCACCTGCTCTATGATATGCTAATCTGGAAGAGTTGGTTGATCAACGGTCAACACCTTTGTTTTTACGGCGCTGGATCAAAGCGACAGCTAATAAAAGTCTTCGTCGAGTTTGCATTGCG CGACGGAACATGCCTGACGGTGGATGCCTATCGGGTCAAGGGTAGTACGGGTGAGGATTTTTGGCAGCTGTTGAAACGCGAATTGTTATCTAAGAAGACTACAATGACCGTTCCAGAGTGCAAAAGGGTATTTAAACGTGTCCTGACTCATGACGTTTTTGAACAGGCTGTGTTGAAGCGTATTGCCACCGTGCGGAAGCCGTTTTACATAATCGTATACAATTTGGACAATTTGGCGACCATAGGCGCTTCGAAATTAATACGTACGCTAATCCGTTTATCAAAT GTGCGCGTAGTTGGTACCATGGATAACCTCCGCTCGAGCATGGTGGTGTCATCATTTGATCAAATTTTGAACAAATACAAGTTGATACGTTTAAATACAGGAATGGACTATCG GAGCGAACTGGCTGCCCTTTGGGACCGCTCACCGCCGCGAATTATTGCGCGTGATGAAACCCAGAAAAGCGCCACTGAGATGCAGGCTATCATTGGGGCTCTGAGTGTGAACCACCGGCAACTATTTTCGTTGATTGCCCAGATGCAACTTGACGGATTGAAAAGTCGCACCCGTTTTGATGGAGTTGAGAAGTACGGGCTGCTGCGAGAGCCTCGGGCTATAACAATTTGCAATAGCGAGAGCAAGTTGGATGCACTTTTGACTGAGTTTATTACGCATAAC CTAATAGAGCAATCTCGAGGTCGGGGTGGAAGGCTCTACCTGACGATCCCCTTTTCAATGTGGGTTGTGCTGCCGTTTTCCTCATGA
- a CDS encoding DnaJ domain containing protein, putative: MKLRGIIGLVAILGIAHAQAWGFFGEEPEEDLFADKKCPYEVLGVKKSATASEIKRTFRQLSKKYHPDVSKEPDAAERYKEINEAYDILNNADKRKAYDEGGFAGLMRQSQSGGNDDGYDINDIFSNIFGFGGGRRRDEEMRAEALVYPLSIPLDVLYHGRDLTIKIQVNRLCPEYDECKVNRKDCQAAGVRLVTMQHGPGMFMQQQVRDHTCIGRHEGWKTSCSACPNGPTYVEDVNLELTIEPGAKQGQQIVMEGRGQERPGMKRGHVVFVIEEKPHQIYRREGNDLHRTMDITLKEALLGFDKTIDLFGESIEVAESGVTPHNHVIKIDQKGMPSDERGGFGDMYVSIRVIFPRRLSAEQIALIERAL; encoded by the exons ATGAAGCTTCGTGGAATTATAGGACTCGTTGCCATTCTCGGCATCGCTCACGCCCAGGCTTGGGGATTTTTCGGTGAGGAACCCGAGGAAGACTTATTTGCCGACAAGAAGTGCCCATACGAAGTGCTCGGTGTAAAGAAATCGGCCACGGCCAGCGAAATCAAAAGAACATTCCGCCAACTCAGCAAGAAGTACCACCCAGACGTGAGCAAAGAGCCTGACGCCGCGGAAAGATATAAGGAAATCAACGAGGCCTACGACATACTGAATAACGCAGATAAAAGGAAGGCCTATGACGAGGGAGGATTCGCAGGACTAATGCGCCAAAGCCAATCAGGAGGCAACGACGACGGATATGATATTAACGACATATTCTCAAACATATTCGGGTTTGGCGGCGGACGTCGGAGAGACGAGGAAATGCGGGCGGAGGCGTTGGTGTACCCGCTCTCAATCCCACTCGATGTGCTCTACCACGGACGCGACCTGACTATCAAGATACAAGTCAACAGGCTATGCCCGGAGTACGACGAGTGCAAAGTCAATCGAAAGGACTGTCAAGCGGCGGGAGTCagattggtcaccatgcaGCATGGTCCTGGCATGTTTATGCAACAGCAAGTCAGGGATCACACCTGCATTGGCCGCCACGAGGGATGGAAAACGTCCTGCTCG GCGTGCCCCAACGGACCGACGTACGTGGAGGACGTTAACTTGGAACTCACTATCGAGCCCGGAGCCAAACAAGGGCAGCAAATCGTCATGGAGGGACGTGGTCAAGAAAGGCCGGGCATGAAGCGCGGTCACGTCGTGTTCGTCATCGAGGAGAAGCCGCATCAGATATACCGCAGGGAGGGAAACGACTTGCATCGCACGATGGACATCACCCTCAAAGAGGCCTTGCTGGGATTCGACAAGACCATCGACCTCTTCGGAGAAAGCATCGAGGTAGCGGAAAGCGGAGTGACGCCGCACAACCACGTCATCAAAATAGACCAAAAAGGAATGCCGTCAGACGAACGCGGAGGTTTCGGGGATATGTATGTCTCCATACGAGTCATATTCCCAAGAAGGCTCAGTGCTGAACAAATCGCACTCATT